The proteins below are encoded in one region of Chrysemys picta bellii isolate R12L10 chromosome 4, ASM1138683v2, whole genome shotgun sequence:
- the TMX1 gene encoding thioredoxin-related transmembrane protein 1, with the protein MAASVRRCAVAWLVPAAGLLALLAGPGALGKRSEVTVLTDGTWRQLLQGEWMIEFYAPWCPACQNLQPEWEKFAEWGEDLEINIAKVDVTEQPGLSGRFVITALPTIYHCKDGEFRRYQGQRTKNDFISFISDQEWKSVEPVSSWFGPCSVLMSSMSALFQLSMWIRNCHNYFTENVGMPVWGSYAIFALATLFSGLILGLIMVFLADCLCPSKRHRPQQHHYQKKLAPESARLLKKLDEEQEADEEDLSDDEAEDKELADRNSSTNAVRQRPVNLAAATDKS; encoded by the exons ATGGCGGCCTCCGTGAGGCGCTGCGCCGTGGCCTGGCTGGTCCCCGCCGCGGGGCTGCTGGCGCTGCTGGCCGGCCCGGGGGCGCTGGGGAAGCGGAGCGAAGTGACGGTGCTGACGGACGGGACGTGGCGGCAGCTGCTGCAGGGCGAGTGGATGATTGAATT TTATGCTCCCTGGTGTCCTGCCTGTCAGAACCTGCAGCCTGAATGGGAAAAGTTTGCTGAATGGGGGGAAGATCTTGAAATTAACATTGCAAAAGTGGATGTCACAGAACAGCCAG GTCTGAGTGGGCGATTTGTCATAACAGCACTTCCCACTATCTATCA TTGTAAAGATGGAGAGTTTAGGAGGTACCAGGGCCAAAGAACTAAAAACGACTTCATAAGTTTCATCAGTGACCAAGAATGGAAGTCTGTTGAACCAGTTTCTTCTTGGTTTGGTCCTTGCTCTGTCCT GATGAGCAGTATGTCTGCTTTGTTTCAGTTGTCCATGTGGATCAGG AATTGCCACAATTACTTTACAGAAAATGTTGGTATGCCAGTTTGGGGATCATATGCTATTTTTGCATTGGCAACTCTGTTTTCAGGACTGATACTTGGACTT ATCATGGTATTTTTAGCAGACTGTCTCTGTCCATCCAAAAGGCACAGACCGCAGCAGCACCACTATCAAA AAAAATTAGCACCAGAATCAGCCCGGCTCTTGAAAAAACTGGATGAAGAACAAGAAGCAGATGAGGAGGATCTTTCAGATGATGAAGCAGAGGATAAAGAGTTAGCAGACAGAAACTCTTCAACAAATGCTGTAAGACAGCGTCCTGTGAACCTTGCTGCTGCCACAGATAAATCCTAG